From Rhizobium sp. BT03, one genomic window encodes:
- a CDS encoding FdhF/YdeP family oxidoreductase, with translation MDKKFIGKKSAAAGGWGALKSCGKQLLQSGMPLSGARTMLKANQPDGFDCPGCAWGDPEHGSSFEFCENGVKAVAWEATEKRATPAFFAENTVSELRRLTDYELELNGRLTHPMRYDAASDRYLPVSWEDAFSEIGGILKGLDTPNRAEFYTSGRASNEAAFLYQLFVRVYGTNNFPDCSNMCHEASGIAMRQAVGVGKGTVLLEDFEEADAIFVIGQNPGTNHPRMLGDLRRAAIRGARVVVFNPIRERGLERFSDPQDKIEMLRGGSTDIASLYLQPQLGGDMAAVRGMAKAVLAAEDRAVAAGLPSVLDHAFLTEHCADFQAYRAAVEATGWAEIEDQSGLSRQEIERAADVYITAERVICTWAMGVTQHLHSVATIREIANFMFLRGNIGKSGAGLCPVRGHSNVQGDRTVGINEKPADDFLDALEQHFRFAVPREHGHNVLAAIGAMLDGSAEAFIGLGGNFARATPDSALVEKALRQLKLTVNIATKPNHSHLMPGEAAFILPCLGRTEMDLNEAGNSQLVSVEDSMSMVHGSAGINRPASPHLLSEVAIIAGIAEATVGSTVVDWAELADDYDLIRDHIEATIPDFENYNARLRKPRGFHLRNAASHREWHTPAGKASFSSEALPDETVHQRARKAEGGRFALQTFRSHDQYNTTVYGLDDRYRGVYGERQVIFIHPDDLKAMNAEAGDRIDVVGEHDDGIERIAGDFRLVPYDIPRGSIAGYYPELNVLVPLGSAGKESDTPTSKSIMVSLRGRSAT, from the coding sequence ATGGACAAAAAATTCATTGGTAAGAAATCGGCGGCCGCCGGCGGCTGGGGCGCTTTGAAGAGCTGTGGCAAGCAATTGCTGCAAAGCGGCATGCCCCTCTCGGGCGCGCGCACCATGCTGAAGGCAAACCAGCCGGACGGTTTCGATTGCCCGGGCTGTGCCTGGGGCGATCCGGAACACGGATCGTCGTTCGAATTCTGTGAGAACGGCGTGAAGGCTGTCGCCTGGGAGGCGACGGAGAAGCGGGCAACGCCCGCCTTCTTCGCCGAGAATACGGTGTCTGAGCTTCGCCGGCTGACGGATTATGAACTCGAACTCAACGGCCGCCTGACACATCCGATGCGTTACGACGCGGCGAGCGATCGCTATCTGCCGGTTTCGTGGGAGGATGCCTTTTCCGAGATCGGCGGCATCCTGAAGGGCCTCGATACCCCCAACCGGGCGGAATTCTACACGTCGGGCCGAGCCAGCAACGAAGCCGCCTTCCTCTACCAGCTGTTCGTGCGCGTCTACGGCACCAATAATTTTCCCGATTGCTCCAACATGTGCCATGAAGCGAGCGGCATCGCCATGCGCCAGGCCGTTGGTGTCGGCAAGGGCACGGTGCTTCTGGAGGATTTCGAAGAGGCCGACGCGATCTTCGTGATCGGGCAGAACCCGGGCACCAACCATCCGAGAATGCTCGGCGACCTGCGCCGCGCTGCGATCCGCGGCGCGCGCGTCGTCGTCTTCAATCCGATCCGCGAGCGCGGCCTGGAGCGCTTCTCCGATCCGCAGGACAAGATCGAGATGCTGCGCGGCGGGTCGACCGATATCGCCAGCCTTTATCTGCAGCCGCAACTCGGCGGCGACATGGCCGCGGTGCGGGGCATGGCCAAGGCCGTGCTGGCCGCGGAGGACAGAGCGGTCGCCGCCGGTCTGCCCTCCGTTCTCGATCATGCATTTCTCACCGAACATTGCGCGGATTTTCAGGCGTATCGGGCAGCGGTCGAGGCCACAGGCTGGGCTGAGATCGAGGACCAGTCGGGACTGAGCCGGCAAGAGATCGAACGGGCGGCGGATGTTTATATCACCGCCGAACGCGTCATCTGCACCTGGGCGATGGGCGTCACCCAGCATCTGCATTCGGTCGCGACGATCCGCGAGATCGCCAATTTCATGTTCCTGCGCGGCAATATCGGCAAATCCGGCGCCGGCCTTTGCCCGGTGCGCGGCCATTCCAACGTGCAGGGCGACCGCACCGTCGGCATCAACGAAAAGCCGGCGGACGATTTCCTCGATGCGCTGGAACAACACTTCCGCTTCGCCGTTCCGCGCGAGCATGGCCACAATGTTCTGGCGGCGATCGGCGCGATGCTCGACGGCTCGGCCGAGGCTTTTATCGGGCTCGGCGGCAATTTCGCCCGCGCCACACCCGACAGCGCCCTTGTCGAAAAGGCGCTTCGGCAGCTGAAACTGACAGTGAACATCGCGACCAAACCCAACCATTCGCATCTCATGCCCGGCGAGGCGGCCTTCATCCTGCCCTGCCTCGGACGCACCGAGATGGACCTGAACGAAGCCGGCAATTCCCAGCTCGTCAGCGTCGAGGATTCGATGAGCATGGTGCATGGATCCGCCGGCATCAATCGCCCGGCCTCGCCGCATCTTCTTTCGGAAGTCGCCATCATTGCCGGCATTGCGGAAGCGACGGTCGGTTCGACGGTGGTCGATTGGGCGGAACTCGCCGACGACTACGACCTCATCCGCGATCATATCGAGGCGACCATTCCGGACTTCGAAAACTACAATGCGCGTCTGCGCAAGCCGCGCGGTTTCCACCTGCGCAATGCGGCAAGCCATCGGGAGTGGCATACGCCGGCGGGCAAGGCGTCATTCTCGTCCGAGGCGCTTCCTGACGAGACGGTGCATCAGCGTGCGCGAAAGGCCGAGGGAGGTCGCTTCGCCCTGCAGACATTCCGATCGCACGATCAATACAATACCACGGTCTATGGTCTCGATGACCGATATCGCGGCGTCTACGGAGAGCGGCAGGTCATTTTCATTCATCCCGACGATCTGAAGGCGATGAATGCCGAGGCCGGCGACCGCATCGACGTGGTCGGCGAGCATGATGACGGTATCGAGCGCATCGCCGGGGATTTCCGTCTGGTGCCCTATGACATTCCGAGGGGCAGCATCGCCGGCTATTATCCCGAGCTGAACGTGCTGGTGCCGCTCGGCAGCGCCGGCAAGGAAAGCGATACACCCACCTCGAAATCGATCATGGTGTCGTTGCGCGGGCGAAGCGCCACGTGA
- a CDS encoding diguanylate cyclase — MMSSLHVLEGGSSAVNGNWTQFGGNLSFVCLAISLWALFSIQFQRRSFRQEKIAFGIIAGGASVGSILLAIEFHPGIYIDLRFSPLALAGMFGGPIAAAFAALLAIAFRFAVGGAAMVDGIITMALATGIGLAGHFWTRKRSPELMDVALLSLALGVVLVLSMALLPTLVNAHVLAGVGFPLTALNCLATVLGGFVLLKTQQWELERSILVTAFSQSPDYLYVKDRNSRFITVNENMTRLFRFRTTAEMTGLSDFNLMSRPLAEELYYLEQQVIDTGVPLIDSTEYIEGRFLLASKVPLRDKQGRVIGLAGVTRDVTERTALERELRESKNLLSHAMAGMSDGIAMYDGKGFLIFCNDQYRHAFPLSGEARVVGAHISDILRRVVETGERPGIPEGDVEEWIKAAAASLHSNKDEEVQLHNGDWRSIRTRLAEDGTAMAVVSDITATKQAEIALRLSAEQLKSLAETDGLTGMVNRRAFDEAFARETAGSARKNTPFSLLMVDIDRFKAYNDTYGHPAGDQCLRVVSKCLRQSVSRPADIVARYGGEEFVVFLPDTSAKGAMIVAEQFARRLAKENIAHSGSEFARVTASIGVSCATGAVLRTNPNRLLTEADAALYDAKTQGRNRILAHSPNGERPAMKEAG, encoded by the coding sequence ATGATGAGTTCGTTACATGTATTGGAAGGTGGATCCAGCGCGGTGAATGGCAATTGGACGCAATTCGGTGGCAACCTTTCTTTCGTGTGCCTGGCCATTTCGCTCTGGGCGCTTTTTTCGATTCAGTTTCAGCGCCGATCCTTCCGGCAGGAAAAAATCGCCTTCGGAATCATAGCGGGCGGCGCCTCCGTCGGATCCATATTGCTGGCCATTGAATTCCACCCCGGCATCTATATCGACCTGCGTTTTTCGCCGCTTGCATTGGCCGGCATGTTCGGGGGGCCGATCGCCGCGGCCTTTGCCGCATTGCTGGCGATCGCCTTTCGTTTTGCCGTCGGCGGCGCGGCGATGGTCGACGGGATCATCACCATGGCCCTCGCGACCGGCATTGGTCTGGCCGGTCATTTCTGGACCCGCAAAAGATCTCCGGAGCTCATGGACGTTGCGCTGCTCAGCCTCGCGCTTGGCGTCGTGCTGGTCCTGTCGATGGCTTTGCTTCCCACCCTGGTGAATGCGCATGTGCTCGCCGGCGTCGGTTTTCCCCTGACCGCATTGAATTGCCTGGCGACCGTTCTGGGTGGTTTCGTTCTGCTGAAGACCCAGCAATGGGAGCTGGAGCGAAGCATATTGGTGACCGCATTTTCGCAGTCGCCCGATTATCTCTATGTGAAGGACCGGAACAGCCGGTTCATCACCGTCAATGAAAACATGACCCGCCTCTTCCGTTTCAGGACGACGGCGGAGATGACCGGATTGTCGGATTTCAATCTGATGTCGCGGCCGCTCGCCGAGGAACTCTATTATCTCGAGCAGCAGGTCATAGACACCGGGGTGCCGCTGATCGATTCCACCGAATATATCGAAGGCAGATTCCTGCTCGCCTCCAAAGTGCCGCTGCGGGACAAGCAGGGGCGGGTGATCGGCCTTGCCGGCGTAACGCGCGATGTGACGGAACGCACCGCCCTGGAGCGGGAATTGCGCGAAAGCAAGAACCTGCTGTCGCATGCGATGGCCGGCATGTCCGATGGCATCGCCATGTACGACGGCAAGGGTTTTCTCATCTTCTGCAACGATCAGTATCGTCATGCCTTTCCGCTCTCCGGAGAGGCCCGCGTGGTCGGCGCCCATATCAGCGACATCCTGCGCCGCGTCGTCGAAACCGGCGAGCGGCCCGGTATCCCGGAAGGGGACGTGGAAGAGTGGATCAAGGCCGCCGCTGCTTCCCTGCACAGCAACAAGGACGAAGAGGTTCAACTTCATAACGGCGACTGGCGCAGCATCCGGACAAGGCTTGCCGAAGACGGCACGGCGATGGCCGTCGTCTCCGACATCACCGCGACGAAGCAGGCGGAAATCGCGCTCAGATTGTCGGCTGAGCAGCTGAAAAGCCTTGCCGAGACCGATGGCCTCACCGGCATGGTCAACCGCCGCGCCTTCGACGAGGCTTTCGCCCGCGAGACCGCGGGCAGCGCCCGGAAAAATACGCCGTTCAGCCTGCTGATGGTCGATATCGACCGCTTCAAGGCCTATAACGATACCTATGGTCATCCCGCCGGCGACCAATGCCTGCGGGTCGTCAGCAAGTGTCTGCGCCAATCCGTAAGCCGGCCGGCGGATATCGTTGCGCGCTACGGCGGCGAGGAGTTCGTGGTGTTCCTCCCCGACACCAGCGCCAAAGGGGCAATGATCGTCGCCGAGCAATTCGCGCGGCGCCTGGCCAAGGAGAATATCGCGCATTCCGGCAGCGAATTCGCCCGGGTGACGGCGAGCATCGGCGTATCCTGCGCCACGGGCGCCGTCCTGCGGACCAACCCGAACCGCCTGCTGACCGAGGCCGACGCGGCGCTCTATGACGCCAAGACACAAGGCCGCAATCGCATTCTGGCTCATTCGCCCAACGGGGAACGGCCTGCCATGAAAGAAGCCGGTTAA